A portion of the Betta splendens chromosome 2, fBetSpl5.4, whole genome shotgun sequence genome contains these proteins:
- the LOC114843652 gene encoding uncharacterized protein LOC114843652: PPVSLNLSPNRLQFFSGDSVSLSCVEGGQTVDGTVRRTRGGTTDRCGPAGSDFGLFQDSSCVLDLLSSYTGLYWCETSSGRSDRVQISVFHREEFPFILEIPAHPVTAGSDVTLRCRNKDGSLRAAYFLKNNAATGDGLKVQELSIRAVQRSDEGLYSCSTDVSEPSPQSWLRVREPTGTSAPPSTTSGTSPPPDVPSLPTHPASSVLAPAALGLVVVLVLVLVLVGLLQLCKKPTGLKVYS, from the exons CCTCCAGTCTCTCTGAACCTCAGTCCGAACCGTCTCCAGTTCTTCAGTGGAGactctgtgtctctgagctgtgttGAAGGTGGACAGACAGTTGATGGGACGGTGAGAAGGACCAGAGGAGGAACCACTGACCGCTGTGGACCAGCCGGTTCTGACTTTGGCCTGTTCCAGGACTCCTCCTGTGTTCTGGACCTGTTGTCATCCTACACTGGACTCTactggtgtgaaaccagttCTGGACGGAGCGACCGGGTCCAGATCAGCGTGTTCCACAGAGAAG AGTTTCCTTTTATTCTGGAGATCCCTGCACATCCTGTGAcggcaggaagtgatgtcactctgcgctgcagaaacaaagatgGCTCCTTACGTGCAGCTTATTTCCTCAAGAACAACGCAGCCACTGGAGACGGGCTCAAAGTCCAGGAGTTGAGCATCAGAGCGGTCCAGCGGTCTGATGAAGGCCTCTACTCCTGTTCTACAGACGTCTCTGAGCCGTCTCCTCAGAGCTGgctgagggtcagag AACCTACAGGAACCTCTGCTCCACCCAGTACAACATCTGGAACGTCCCCTCCTCCTGACGTTCCCTCACTTCCTACACATCCTGCTTCCTCTGTCctagctccagcagctctgggtCTAGTGGTtgtactggttctggttctggttctggttggactgctgcagctgtgtaaaaAACCAACAGGTTTGAAAGTTTACAGCTAG